One window from the genome of Hyalangium ruber encodes:
- a CDS encoding PAS domain S-box protein encodes MAPQRSPTLQQQQSASVAHASASASPERSLLEEELESSRRMLHALTQVHADLVSQGDPQVLFEQLLALVLELTRSQYGFIGEVLRSPEGTPYLRAHAIIHITPSGELRTHLAASPEEARAVYDLQTLPGTVLTSGQPVRANGLALEPHPQGFPVDYPLLQSFLGLPFKAFGELVGMVGIANRDEGYPESLIEFLQPLLITCGNILHAWRNDTRRQEAEQALRLQQEKMKKLALVAARTSNAVIITDAQGLTEWVNEGFTRTTGYTLEEVRGRRPGDVLQGPGTEARDVETMRQALRRGQGVSVELLNYTKAGDPYWNLIEIQPVHDEQGKLVQFVAIESDVTPRRHLEQQVALSVERLQLALESAEDGMWDWDLRTGRLTVSPRWLSMLGYALGELDPSPGFLREKLCHPEDRAELDRRMLEHQEGRSPMYEFEHRLRHKSGRWVWVLGRAKVVRRDKQGQPLRIVGTNVDITSRKHAQERLKAFIQAIPDMIFQVRADGTCLGFKASTLDAPLMSPEQFIGKSLYTLPLPEPVLAQLRRGLIGVLTGSPLEVFEYAVDTPAGPQHYEARIVRSDTDEAMCIVRNITERKATEEQRRRHAEELEERVRQATRELESRQAQLIQSEKLASLGQMAASIAHEINNPVSYVSSNLGTLEDYISVLRRLLALYLQVEQALEAQPPEAVAGLLQQTRALREHERLEELLGDLDDLLGDAKEGTTRIREFIQGLKTFVREESGEPQLSDLNKGVMMTLRMLRHEFKHKCEVQCDLAPLPLLRCFPTQLNQVFMNLLLNAVQAIEQRGEIRVSSRQEGNEAVVRITDNGPGMSEETLSRIFTPFFTTKPAGQGTGLGLSICYAIINSHKGRIEVRSQLGQGTTFSVHLPLITE; translated from the coding sequence ATGGCTCCCCAGCGATCCCCAACCCTCCAGCAGCAGCAGAGCGCCTCCGTCGCTCATGCCTCCGCCTCCGCTTCCCCGGAGCGCTCGCTCCTGGAAGAAGAGCTGGAGTCCAGCCGGCGCATGCTGCACGCCCTCACCCAGGTACACGCCGACCTGGTGAGCCAGGGCGACCCCCAGGTCCTCTTCGAGCAGCTGCTCGCCCTGGTGCTCGAGCTGACGCGCAGCCAGTACGGCTTCATCGGCGAGGTGCTCCGCTCCCCCGAGGGCACCCCCTACCTGCGCGCCCACGCCATCATCCACATCACCCCCTCGGGCGAGCTGCGCACGCACCTGGCCGCCAGCCCCGAGGAGGCACGCGCGGTGTATGACCTCCAGACACTCCCAGGCACGGTGCTCACCTCGGGCCAGCCCGTGCGCGCCAACGGGCTCGCCCTGGAGCCGCACCCCCAGGGCTTCCCCGTCGACTACCCGCTGCTCCAGTCCTTCCTGGGGCTGCCCTTCAAGGCCTTCGGCGAGCTGGTGGGCATGGTGGGCATCGCCAACCGCGACGAGGGCTACCCCGAGTCCCTCATCGAGTTCCTCCAGCCGCTGCTCATCACCTGCGGCAACATCCTCCACGCCTGGCGCAACGACACGCGGCGCCAGGAGGCCGAGCAGGCGCTGCGCCTCCAGCAGGAGAAGATGAAGAAGCTGGCCCTGGTGGCCGCCCGCACCAGCAACGCCGTCATCATCACCGACGCGCAGGGCCTCACCGAGTGGGTCAACGAGGGCTTCACCCGCACCACCGGCTACACGCTGGAGGAAGTCCGAGGCCGCCGGCCCGGCGATGTGCTCCAGGGGCCCGGCACCGAGGCGCGGGATGTCGAGACCATGCGCCAGGCCCTGCGCCGGGGCCAGGGTGTCTCCGTCGAGCTGCTCAACTACACCAAGGCGGGCGACCCGTACTGGAACCTCATCGAAATCCAGCCGGTACACGACGAGCAGGGCAAGCTGGTCCAGTTCGTCGCCATCGAGAGTGACGTCACCCCGCGCCGCCACCTCGAGCAGCAGGTGGCCCTGAGCGTGGAGCGGCTCCAGCTCGCCCTGGAGAGCGCCGAGGACGGGATGTGGGACTGGGACCTGCGCACCGGCCGGCTGACCGTCAGCCCTCGCTGGCTGAGCATGCTGGGCTACGCCCTGGGCGAGCTGGACCCCAGCCCCGGCTTCCTGCGCGAGAAGCTGTGCCACCCCGAGGACCGGGCCGAGCTCGACCGGCGGATGCTGGAGCACCAGGAGGGCCGCAGCCCCATGTACGAGTTCGAGCACCGCCTGCGGCACAAGTCCGGCCGCTGGGTCTGGGTGCTGGGACGCGCCAAGGTGGTGCGCCGCGACAAGCAGGGCCAGCCGCTGCGAATCGTCGGCACCAACGTGGACATCACCTCGCGCAAGCATGCCCAGGAGCGGCTCAAGGCCTTCATCCAGGCCATCCCGGACATGATCTTCCAGGTGCGCGCCGACGGCACCTGCCTGGGCTTCAAGGCCTCCACGCTGGATGCGCCGCTGATGTCCCCCGAGCAGTTCATCGGCAAGAGCCTCTACACGCTGCCCCTGCCCGAGCCCGTGCTCGCCCAGCTTCGCCGGGGGCTCATCGGCGTGCTCACCGGCAGCCCGCTGGAGGTCTTCGAGTACGCCGTCGACACGCCCGCCGGCCCGCAGCACTACGAGGCGCGCATCGTCCGCAGCGACACGGACGAGGCCATGTGCATCGTGCGCAACATCACCGAGCGCAAGGCCACCGAGGAGCAGCGGCGCCGCCACGCCGAGGAGCTGGAGGAGCGCGTCCGCCAGGCCACCCGCGAGCTGGAGTCGCGCCAGGCCCAGCTCATCCAGTCCGAGAAGCTCGCCTCGCTGGGGCAGATGGCCGCCAGCATCGCCCACGAAATCAACAACCCCGTCAGCTACGTCTCCAGCAACCTGGGCACCCTGGAGGACTACATCTCCGTGCTGCGCCGGCTGCTGGCGCTCTACCTCCAGGTGGAGCAGGCCCTGGAGGCCCAGCCCCCCGAGGCCGTGGCCGGGCTGCTGCAACAGACGCGCGCCCTGCGCGAGCACGAGCGCCTGGAGGAGCTGCTGGGGGACCTGGATGACCTGCTGGGCGACGCCAAGGAGGGCACCACCCGCATCCGCGAGTTCATCCAGGGCCTGAAGACGTTCGTGCGCGAGGAGTCCGGCGAGCCGCAGCTCTCGGACCTCAACAAGGGCGTGATGATGACCCTGCGCATGCTGCGCCACGAGTTCAAGCACAAGTGCGAGGTGCAGTGCGACCTGGCGCCGCTGCCGCTGCTGCGCTGCTTCCCCACCCAGCTCAATCAAGTGTTCATGAACCTGCTGCTCAACGCCGTGCAGGCCATCGAGCAGCGCGGGGAGATTCGCGTCTCCAGCCGGCAGGAGGGCAACGAGGCCGTGGTGCGCATCACCGACAACGGCCCGGGCATGAGCGAGGAGACGCTCTCGCGCATCTTCACCCCCTTCTTCACCACCAAGCCCGCGGGCCAGGGCACCGGCCTGGGGCTGTCCATCTGCTACGCCATCATCAACAGCCACAAGGGCCGAATCGAAGTGCGGAGCCAGCTCGGCCAGGGCACCACCTTCTCCGTCCACCTGCCCCTCATCACCGAGTAG
- a CDS encoding protein kinase domain-containing protein has product MSHASPPPAALGPGTVIAGRFVLQAQTGRGGMGFVYQARDLLTERTVALKLLNSRSGSEAARRFEREARVLSELRHPGIVSYVAHGLTNESQPYLAMDWLEGEDLARRLTRQPLSPAEALQMLRRVAQALAQTHARGIVHRDLKPSNLFLRGGKVEDVVLLDFGLARVNATSQALTASVMVLGTPGYMAPEQASNKPDITPSADIFSLGCVLYECLAGQPPFRAPHLAAMLAKVLFSEPLELRSLRPELSPALQSLVEQMLVKDPRQRLADGQQLSRAVESLEVSQELLPPSPSTASVPTGLSNAEQHLVSVLLATSEGPCSGGAPMKAEDAARIRGMIAPFQRELQAHGGQTALLWDGSLLATFLLERGTATDQAALAAHCALSIQERLPDSLVVLATGLSLRGERLPVGEVMDRAGEFLRRLEGSAATLASRVMLDETTAGLLGSRFELDKLVSGTFLLRSRQLRVDETRPLLGRPTPCVGREQELAILELAFQSCVEDSAARALLVTAPAGMGKSRVRHEFLRRLEQGEQSALVLLGRGDPMNAGSAYDLLGQAVRRLCGAVDGEPLEARRERLSRYVSEHLPPEQVKDTGVFLGELCGIPFPVDNSPKLRAAHEDPRLMSAQVTRAMVAFLRAHCAQRPVLLVLEDLHWSDAPTVRLVEEVLRELAECPLMVLALARPDVKELFPGLWSRFLQEVPLRGLSQKASTRLVQEVLGTKLPEAVVARLVEQAAGNALFLEELIRGEAEGRGEAPPGTVLAMLQSRLQRMEPTLRRVLLAASILGRTFWAGGVRALLEGDLSTEELEQSLRQVVELEVVQPHPRSRFPDETEYRFRHALVRDAAYSLVPDSLKPDGHRLAGAWLEQVGEADPRVLAEHYQLGQQKERAAYFFTRAGERLFERQDLMGAQKCLDAALACEPTGATFIELRALEAAIAFWMEDFSRTYRLGSEVRPHLVAGSAQWGRVMCGMILAGPQSGHMAELPELSQVLLSTPPDAEAVTIYVEAVSYLVAMYTWSGQRQEALSALERLNAASAETVARDAMARGWTYNARSYFDYFLDARLWQCQSWLEQAVQAFQEVGSDRNQAAPRGLLGLTLVALGDVPRAIDISRESLAGALRARQMYAITYSQLHLALVLTSSPEAGHQEEARHLALQVLRTEKVNLVHLGMAHIALARVAAFQGLPSEAEAQARKACELLGMLKPLQLMARMSLCAALLARGRSSEAQAQAEQGVQVLEQMGGRGAAAVGMWLALAEACFAQEEAAPGENALRQAVRCLRQQAEDIPEPDARERFMRQVPENARTLQLARHRWGEHWEGILR; this is encoded by the coding sequence ATGTCTCACGCCTCTCCACCGCCCGCCGCGCTCGGCCCGGGGACCGTCATCGCCGGCCGCTTCGTGCTCCAGGCCCAGACGGGCCGCGGGGGTATGGGTTTTGTCTACCAGGCCCGAGACTTGCTGACGGAGCGCACCGTGGCGCTCAAGCTGCTGAACTCCCGGAGCGGCTCCGAGGCGGCCCGGCGCTTCGAGCGCGAGGCGCGGGTGCTCTCGGAGCTGCGCCACCCCGGCATCGTCTCCTATGTGGCCCACGGCCTCACCAACGAGAGCCAGCCCTACCTCGCCATGGACTGGCTGGAGGGGGAGGACCTGGCGCGGCGGCTCACGCGCCAGCCCCTGAGCCCCGCCGAGGCGCTGCAGATGCTGCGCCGCGTCGCCCAGGCGCTGGCGCAGACGCACGCGCGGGGCATCGTCCACCGAGACCTCAAGCCCTCCAACCTCTTCCTGCGCGGCGGGAAGGTGGAGGACGTGGTGCTGCTGGACTTCGGGCTGGCGCGCGTCAACGCCACCTCGCAGGCGCTCACCGCCAGCGTCATGGTGCTGGGCACCCCGGGGTACATGGCCCCCGAGCAGGCCTCCAACAAGCCGGACATCACCCCCAGCGCGGACATCTTCTCCCTGGGCTGCGTGCTCTACGAGTGCCTGGCGGGCCAGCCTCCCTTCCGCGCCCCGCACCTGGCGGCGATGCTGGCGAAGGTCCTCTTCTCCGAGCCGCTGGAGCTGCGCTCGCTGCGCCCCGAGCTGTCCCCCGCGCTGCAGTCGCTGGTGGAGCAGATGCTGGTGAAGGACCCCCGGCAGCGGCTCGCCGACGGGCAGCAGCTCTCGCGCGCGGTGGAGTCCCTGGAGGTGTCGCAGGAGCTGCTGCCTCCGAGCCCCAGCACGGCCTCGGTGCCCACGGGCCTGTCCAACGCCGAGCAGCACCTGGTGAGCGTGCTGCTGGCCACCTCCGAGGGGCCCTGCTCGGGGGGCGCTCCCATGAAGGCAGAGGATGCGGCGCGCATCCGCGGGATGATTGCCCCCTTCCAGCGCGAGCTGCAGGCCCATGGCGGGCAGACCGCGCTGCTGTGGGATGGCTCGCTGCTGGCCACCTTCCTGCTGGAGCGCGGCACGGCCACGGACCAGGCCGCCCTGGCCGCGCACTGCGCCCTGTCCATCCAGGAGCGGCTGCCCGACAGCCTGGTGGTGCTGGCCACGGGGCTGAGCCTGCGGGGAGAGCGCCTGCCGGTGGGCGAGGTGATGGACCGGGCCGGTGAGTTCCTCCGGCGGCTGGAGGGCAGCGCCGCCACCCTGGCCTCGCGGGTCATGCTGGATGAGACGACCGCGGGCCTGCTGGGCTCGCGCTTCGAGCTGGACAAGCTGGTGTCCGGCACCTTCCTGCTGCGCAGCCGCCAATTGCGCGTGGACGAGACGCGCCCGCTGCTGGGCCGTCCCACCCCGTGCGTGGGGCGCGAGCAGGAGCTGGCCATCCTGGAGCTGGCCTTCCAGTCCTGCGTGGAGGACTCCGCCGCGCGGGCCCTGCTGGTGACGGCGCCGGCCGGCATGGGCAAGTCGCGCGTGCGCCATGAGTTCCTCCGCCGCCTGGAGCAGGGCGAGCAATCGGCGCTCGTGCTGCTCGGGCGGGGCGACCCGATGAACGCCGGCTCCGCCTATGACTTGCTGGGCCAGGCGGTGCGCCGGCTGTGCGGCGCGGTGGACGGCGAGCCGCTGGAGGCCCGCCGCGAGCGGCTGTCCCGCTACGTCTCCGAGCACCTGCCGCCTGAGCAGGTGAAGGACACCGGGGTGTTCCTCGGGGAGCTGTGCGGCATCCCCTTCCCCGTGGACAACAGTCCGAAGCTGCGCGCGGCGCACGAGGACCCCCGGCTGATGAGCGCCCAGGTGACGCGGGCGATGGTGGCCTTCCTCCGGGCCCACTGCGCCCAGCGCCCCGTGCTGCTGGTGCTGGAGGACCTGCACTGGAGCGACGCGCCCACGGTGCGGCTCGTGGAGGAGGTGCTGCGCGAGCTGGCCGAGTGTCCCCTGATGGTGCTGGCCCTGGCGCGGCCGGACGTGAAGGAGCTGTTCCCCGGCCTGTGGTCGCGCTTCCTGCAGGAGGTGCCGCTGCGCGGGCTGAGCCAGAAGGCCAGCACCCGGCTGGTGCAGGAGGTGCTGGGCACCAAGCTCCCCGAGGCGGTGGTGGCCCGGCTGGTGGAGCAGGCGGCGGGCAACGCGCTGTTCCTGGAGGAGCTGATCCGCGGCGAGGCGGAGGGGCGAGGCGAGGCGCCTCCGGGCACGGTGCTGGCCATGCTCCAGTCGCGCCTCCAGCGGATGGAGCCCACCCTGCGGCGCGTGCTGCTGGCCGCCAGCATCCTGGGCCGCACCTTCTGGGCCGGCGGGGTGCGGGCGCTCCTGGAAGGAGACCTCTCCACCGAGGAGCTGGAGCAGAGCCTGCGCCAGGTGGTGGAGCTGGAGGTCGTCCAACCCCACCCGCGCAGCCGCTTCCCGGACGAGACCGAGTACCGCTTCCGCCACGCGCTGGTGCGAGACGCCGCCTACAGCCTGGTGCCCGACAGCCTCAAGCCGGACGGGCACCGCCTGGCCGGGGCGTGGCTGGAGCAGGTGGGCGAGGCGGACCCGCGCGTGCTGGCCGAGCACTACCAGCTGGGGCAGCAGAAGGAGCGGGCCGCTTATTTCTTCACCCGCGCCGGAGAGCGGCTCTTCGAGCGGCAGGACCTGATGGGGGCCCAGAAGTGCCTGGACGCGGCGCTCGCCTGTGAGCCCACGGGGGCCACGTTCATCGAGCTGCGCGCGCTGGAGGCCGCCATCGCCTTCTGGATGGAGGACTTCTCGCGCACCTACCGGCTGGGCAGCGAGGTGCGGCCCCACCTCGTCGCCGGCAGCGCTCAGTGGGGACGGGTGATGTGCGGGATGATTCTCGCCGGCCCCCAGAGCGGGCACATGGCGGAGCTGCCCGAGCTGAGCCAGGTGCTGCTGAGCACTCCGCCGGACGCCGAGGCGGTGACCATCTACGTGGAGGCCGTCAGCTACCTCGTCGCCATGTACACGTGGAGTGGCCAGCGGCAGGAGGCCCTCTCCGCGCTGGAGCGGCTGAACGCGGCCAGCGCCGAGACGGTGGCGCGGGATGCCATGGCGCGCGGGTGGACGTACAACGCCCGGAGCTACTTCGACTACTTCCTCGATGCGCGGCTCTGGCAGTGCCAGTCCTGGCTGGAGCAGGCCGTGCAGGCGTTCCAGGAGGTGGGCTCGGACCGCAACCAGGCCGCGCCCCGAGGCCTGCTGGGGCTGACGCTGGTCGCGCTGGGAGACGTGCCGCGCGCCATCGACATCTCCCGCGAGAGCCTGGCCGGCGCCCTCCGGGCACGGCAGATGTATGCCATCACCTATTCACAGCTCCACCTGGCCCTGGTGCTGACCAGCAGCCCCGAGGCCGGCCACCAGGAGGAGGCCCGCCACCTGGCGCTCCAGGTGCTGCGCACGGAGAAGGTGAACCTGGTGCACCTGGGCATGGCACACATCGCCCTGGCCCGGGTCGCCGCCTTCCAGGGCCTGCCCTCGGAGGCCGAGGCGCAAGCCCGCAAGGCGTGCGAGCTGCTGGGCATGCTCAAGCCGCTGCAGCTCATGGCGCGGATGAGCTTGTGCGCGGCGCTGCTGGCGCGGGGACGCTCCTCGGAGGCCCAGGCGCAGGCGGAGCAGGGCGTGCAGGTGCTGGAGCAGATGGGCGGCCGCGGCGCCGCCGCCGTGGGGATGTGGCTGGCGCTGGCCGAGGCCTGCTTCGCCCAGGAGGAAGCCGCCCCCGGGGAGAACGCCCTGCGCCAGGCCGTGCGGTGCCTGCGCCAGCAGGCCGAGGACATCCCGGAGCCGGACGCCCGCGAGCGCTTCATGCGCCAGGTGCCGGAGAATGCCCGCACCCTCCAGCTGGCCCGCCATCGTTGGGGCGAGCACTGGGAGGGCATCCTGCGCTGA
- a CDS encoding type 2 lanthipeptide synthetase LanM family protein, producing the protein MQAPVPVFPWKKATFLHERAMAEAGGSERQSEAALQQAEQRASAWRQVMSVDEPVLEERLRSIGLSREDFLRVLASEEQAEGSAPGEPWERLIQEVLEDRYAGEPLPDSLQAPVSANAAGLPFSGFFQPFLRLGAARLRAGLAALQARQASGEPLVAPELEATLLEGLMQRLHELASRVLILELNVARMMDQLSGSTPRERFHHFSTVRLQEPGVRAALLEEYPVLARLMATSLERWCDTRLEFLGHLAEERELLGRTFLGGGALGPLVAIQGGVSDMHRGGRGVFLLRFGSGLRLVYKPKSLAVDVRFQQLVQWLNAEGMRHPHRVLTVVDRGDHGWVEYVACTGCDSREALQRFYWRQGSFLALLHLLSAVDFHLENLIASGEHPVLVDLEALFHPRMPPEPGERARARAWAMLDQSIVSVGMLPIFLYGREGRAGLDVSGLGGEAGQLSPQRVAMVEDLWSDTMRVVRRQGTMEGSNNRPQLGDAPVDPTDFTEDIVQGFQDTYALLASRREELAPRLRAFADVEVRHIARATQRYALLLHESHHPDFLRDGLERDKVLDHLWVEAGHLPAMRRLVPFEHEDLRLGDIPFFTARPGARHLWSSTGECIPDYFPRDSLSVVMRRLEGLEERDCANQVSFIRKAMVSLDKGRGPARTATTPEAQALLPEATAEECLAGAVAIGEALAAKAVRGATDASWIGLNLEDMKQWRWSLSPVGMDLYEGLGGMALFFACLAKRTGRADFEALARAAAEPVLESWREPRPESGSGMGVFVGRGAPVYVLGHLAALWNEPALLDEVRDGLSALEPLIDADMRLDLLSGSAGLAVALLGLYQRTKEPRYLEVAERCGRRLMATAVTLSEGVVAWKCEVGEQPLGGFSHGVTGICWALLELAAATGDARYAELAHRGLAYERLLFVPEQGNWKDLRAPGSTVTGPAGHFMAMWCHGAGGIALGRLLSLRHMDGPEVRAELETGLETTLRTGFGGSHCLCHGDVGNLEVLHLAGERLGEPRWTQAALRCATSVLRQGQQGEWRCGLLRGSESPGLLMGLAGIGHGLLRLSAPEWVPSVLALEPPR; encoded by the coding sequence ATGCAAGCCCCCGTACCGGTATTCCCCTGGAAGAAGGCGACGTTCCTCCACGAGCGAGCGATGGCGGAGGCAGGCGGCTCCGAGCGCCAGAGCGAGGCCGCCCTCCAGCAGGCTGAGCAGCGCGCGAGCGCCTGGCGACAGGTGATGTCCGTGGACGAGCCGGTGCTCGAGGAGCGCCTGCGCAGCATCGGCCTGAGCCGAGAGGACTTCCTGCGGGTGCTCGCCAGCGAGGAGCAGGCGGAGGGCTCGGCCCCGGGCGAGCCCTGGGAGCGCCTCATCCAGGAGGTGCTCGAGGACCGCTACGCCGGGGAGCCGCTGCCGGACTCGCTCCAGGCTCCCGTCAGCGCCAATGCGGCCGGGCTGCCGTTCTCGGGCTTCTTCCAGCCGTTCCTGCGGCTCGGGGCGGCGAGGCTCCGGGCGGGGCTGGCGGCGCTCCAGGCCCGGCAGGCTTCGGGAGAGCCCCTCGTGGCGCCCGAGCTCGAGGCCACGCTGCTGGAGGGGCTGATGCAGCGGCTCCACGAGCTGGCCTCGCGGGTCCTCATCCTGGAGCTCAACGTGGCTCGGATGATGGATCAGCTCTCGGGGAGCACGCCGCGCGAGCGCTTCCACCACTTCTCCACGGTGCGGCTCCAGGAGCCGGGCGTACGCGCGGCGCTCCTGGAGGAGTACCCGGTGCTCGCCCGGTTGATGGCCACCTCGCTGGAGCGCTGGTGCGACACCCGCCTGGAGTTCCTGGGTCACCTCGCCGAGGAGCGCGAGCTGCTCGGCCGCACGTTCCTCGGTGGCGGGGCGCTCGGTCCCCTGGTCGCGATTCAAGGAGGCGTCTCGGACATGCACCGGGGAGGCCGGGGCGTGTTCCTGCTGCGGTTCGGCTCGGGGCTGCGGCTCGTCTACAAGCCGAAGTCCCTCGCGGTGGACGTGCGCTTCCAGCAGCTCGTGCAATGGCTCAACGCGGAGGGCATGCGCCACCCGCACCGCGTGCTCACGGTGGTGGACCGCGGGGACCACGGATGGGTGGAGTACGTGGCGTGTACCGGGTGTGACTCCCGTGAGGCGCTCCAGCGCTTCTATTGGAGGCAGGGCAGCTTCCTGGCGCTGCTCCACCTGCTGTCCGCGGTGGACTTCCACCTGGAGAACCTCATCGCCTCGGGCGAGCACCCGGTGCTCGTGGACCTGGAGGCGCTCTTCCACCCGCGAATGCCGCCGGAGCCGGGCGAGCGGGCCCGCGCGCGTGCCTGGGCGATGCTGGACCAGTCGATCGTCTCGGTGGGCATGCTGCCCATCTTCCTCTACGGCCGAGAGGGCAGGGCGGGGCTCGACGTGAGCGGGCTGGGCGGCGAGGCCGGGCAGCTGTCGCCCCAGCGGGTGGCGATGGTGGAGGACCTCTGGAGCGACACCATGCGCGTGGTGCGCCGCCAGGGGACGATGGAGGGCTCGAACAACCGGCCCCAGCTCGGGGATGCGCCGGTGGACCCCACCGACTTCACCGAGGACATCGTCCAGGGCTTCCAGGACACGTATGCGCTGCTGGCGAGCCGGCGCGAGGAGCTGGCGCCGCGCCTGCGCGCCTTCGCCGACGTGGAGGTGCGCCACATCGCCCGCGCCACCCAGCGCTATGCGCTGCTCCTGCACGAGAGCCACCACCCGGACTTCCTGCGGGACGGGCTGGAACGGGACAAGGTGCTCGACCACCTGTGGGTGGAAGCCGGGCACCTGCCCGCGATGCGGCGGCTCGTGCCGTTCGAGCATGAGGATCTGCGGTTGGGAGACATCCCCTTCTTCACCGCCCGCCCCGGCGCGCGCCACCTGTGGAGCAGCACCGGCGAGTGCATCCCGGACTACTTCCCGCGCGACAGCCTGAGCGTCGTGATGCGGCGGCTCGAGGGCCTGGAGGAGCGGGACTGCGCCAACCAGGTGTCCTTCATCCGCAAGGCGATGGTGTCGCTCGACAAGGGGCGGGGCCCGGCGCGGACCGCCACGACTCCTGAGGCGCAGGCGCTCCTGCCCGAGGCCACGGCGGAGGAGTGCCTGGCGGGCGCGGTCGCCATCGGCGAGGCGCTGGCGGCCAAGGCCGTGCGGGGCGCGACGGATGCCAGCTGGATTGGCCTGAACCTGGAGGACATGAAGCAGTGGCGCTGGAGCCTGTCGCCCGTCGGCATGGACCTCTACGAGGGGCTGGGCGGCATGGCGCTGTTCTTCGCCTGCCTCGCGAAGCGGACGGGGCGCGCGGACTTCGAGGCGCTGGCACGCGCGGCGGCGGAGCCGGTGCTCGAGAGCTGGCGCGAGCCACGCCCGGAGAGCGGCTCGGGCATGGGCGTGTTCGTGGGCCGGGGCGCTCCCGTCTATGTGCTCGGCCACCTGGCGGCGCTCTGGAACGAGCCCGCGCTGCTGGACGAGGTGCGTGACGGGCTGTCCGCGCTGGAGCCGCTCATCGACGCCGACATGCGCTTGGATCTGCTGAGCGGCTCGGCGGGGCTCGCGGTGGCGCTGCTGGGCCTGTACCAGCGGACGAAGGAGCCGCGATACCTGGAGGTGGCGGAGCGCTGTGGGCGGCGGCTCATGGCCACGGCGGTGACCCTCTCGGAGGGTGTGGTGGCCTGGAAGTGCGAGGTGGGAGAGCAGCCGCTGGGAGGCTTCTCCCACGGCGTGACGGGCATCTGCTGGGCGCTGCTGGAGCTGGCCGCCGCCACGGGAGACGCGCGCTACGCGGAGCTCGCTCACCGAGGCCTGGCCTATGAGCGCTTGCTGTTCGTCCCGGAGCAGGGGAACTGGAAGGACCTGCGCGCCCCTGGCAGCACGGTCACGGGCCCCGCGGGCCACTTCATGGCCATGTGGTGCCATGGGGCCGGGGGGATTGCCCTCGGGCGGCTGCTCTCGCTGCGGCACATGGATGGGCCCGAGGTCCGCGCCGAGCTCGAGACGGGGTTGGAGACGACGCTGCGCACCGGCTTCGGCGGCAGCCACTGCCTGTGCCATGGCGACGTGGGCAACCTGGAGGTGCTGCACCTGGCGGGCGAGCGGCTCGGCGAGCCGCGATGGACGCAGGCGGCGCTGCGGTGTGCCACCTCCGTCCTCCGCCAGGGCCAACAGGGCGAGTGGCGCTGCGGGTTGCTCCGAGGCAGTGAGAGCCCCGGCCTGTTGATGGGACTGGCGGGCATCGGCCACGGCCTGCTGCGGCTATCCGCGCCGGAGTGGGTGCCGAGCGTGCTCGCGCTGGAGCCCCCGCGCTGA
- a CDS encoding mersacidin/lichenicidin family type 2 lantibiotic has translation MDPRNIIQAWKNPEYRARLSPEQRASLPECPSGRPLTELGEEELGDIIGGRPAPIDVANTGCTGEPKQTCGIINCDIKILFPEVA, from the coding sequence ATGGACCCTCGCAACATCATCCAGGCTTGGAAGAACCCCGAGTACCGCGCCCGCCTCTCCCCCGAGCAGCGCGCGTCGCTTCCGGAGTGTCCCTCGGGCCGGCCGCTGACCGAACTGGGTGAGGAAGAGCTCGGCGACATCATCGGCGGGCGTCCTGCTCCCATCGACGTCGCCAACACGGGCTGCACCGGCGAGCCCAAGCAGACCTGCGGCATCATCAACTGCGACATCAAGATCCTCTTCCCCGAAGTGGCGTGA
- a CDS encoding mersacidin/lichenicidin family type 2 lantibiotic, with amino-acid sequence MKRETVVRAWKDPAFRASLTPEERSALPECPAGTAFTELDDAELADAVGGALLFIEDGCMCTDWTVPFTTKTFTSVRINQLELVNPVVLDKAVLNTRGF; translated from the coding sequence ATGAAGCGAGAGACTGTAGTCCGGGCCTGGAAGGACCCGGCGTTCCGCGCGAGCCTCACCCCCGAGGAGCGCTCGGCGCTTCCCGAATGCCCGGCTGGTACCGCCTTCACCGAGCTGGATGACGCGGAGCTGGCGGACGCCGTGGGTGGGGCGCTCCTCTTCATCGAGGATGGGTGCATGTGCACGGACTGGACGGTGCCCTTCACCACCAAGACGTTCACCTCCGTGCGCATCAATCAGCTCGAGCTGGTCAACCCGGTCGTCCTCGACAAGGCCGTGCTGAACACGCGCGGCTTCTGA
- a CDS encoding mersacidin/lichenicidin family type 2 lantibiotic, protein MKRELIIRAWKDPEFRARLSTEERDALPESPAGYALSELDESHLADVVGGRIGPDQDLGDFPPWVTPYIRVNPFGWQERATAFKFAAQRF, encoded by the coding sequence ATGAAGAGAGAGCTGATCATCCGCGCGTGGAAGGATCCGGAGTTCCGCGCCCGTCTGTCCACCGAGGAGCGCGACGCGCTGCCCGAGTCGCCGGCGGGCTACGCCCTCAGCGAGCTGGACGAGAGCCACCTGGCCGACGTCGTGGGAGGCCGCATCGGACCGGATCAGGACCTCGGCGACTTCCCGCCCTGGGTCACCCCGTACATCCGGGTCAACCCGTTCGGCTGGCAGGAGCGCGCGACCGCCTTCAAGTTCGCCGCGCAGCGCTTCTGA